The Manis javanica isolate MJ-LG chromosome 2, MJ_LKY, whole genome shotgun sequence genome contains a region encoding:
- the LOC108389706 gene encoding uncharacterized protein isoform X3 yields MRRFCIGQQDVGEDHWRVRGVSPRASLTVTVCGLGSPPISTPLVACGEGAELLRKVPLAALGSSSSVNGEAPYRSLNISSQCGHWPEEPSQSRPRSRGPAWHPIGDPGVDLQMQARSLQDLPQDETSDLPAPTETQGVDQGVWRPILPAHEVLLVGYLRHGWFLFTDEAPAGEAWGSVLRPLGTHARYRSGETEHGFGALVHTLLRGHTGQDWGNRL; encoded by the exons ATGAGGAGGTTCTGCATTGGACAGCAGGACGTGGGAGAGGACCACTGGAGGGTCA GAGGCGTAAGTCCCAGAGCATCACTAACTGTCACCGTGTGTGGACTTGGCAGTCCGCCCATCAGTACCCCACTAGTGGCTTGCGGAGAGGGTGCAGAACTTCTGAGGAAGGTCCCTCTTGCTGCACTGGGATCCTCCAGTTCAGTAAACG GAGAAGCCCCTTACCGCTCCCTGAACATCAGCTCACAGTGTGGACACTGGCCAGAAGAACCGTCACAGTCCAGACCAAG GTCCAGGGGCCCAGCCTGGCACCCCATAGGTGACCCTGGAGTAGACCTCCAGATGCAAGCTCGGTCACTCCAGGACCTGCCTCAGGATG AGACCTCTGACCTTCCGGCTCCAACTGAGACCCAAGGTGTTGACCAGGGAGTGTGGCGACCCATCCTGCCAGCCCATGAGGTGCTGCTTGTGGGTTATCTCAGACATGGCTGGTTTCTGTTCACAGATGAGGCCCCTGCTGGAGAAGCCTGGGGCAGCGTCCTCAGGCCCCTGGGAACGCACGCACGGTACCGCAGTGGGGAGACAGAACATGGCTTTGGGGCACTTGTCCACACCCTGCTGCGAGGGCACACAGGACAGGACTGGGGAAACCGGCTCTAA
- the LOC108389706 gene encoding uncharacterized protein isoform X5 encodes MLGPRRLAGLMRRFCIGQQDVGEDHWRVRGVSPRASLTVTVCGLGSPPISTPLVACGEGAELLRKVPLAALGSSSSVNGEAPYRSLNISSQCGHWPEEPSQSRPRSRGPAWHPIGDPGVDLQMQARSLQDLPQDDEAPAGEAWGSVLRPLGTHARYRSGETEHGFGALVHTLLRGHTGQDWGNRL; translated from the exons ATGCTGGGCCCTCGG CGCTTGGCTGGCCTCATGAGGAGGTTCTGCATTGGACAGCAGGACGTGGGAGAGGACCACTGGAGGGTCA GAGGCGTAAGTCCCAGAGCATCACTAACTGTCACCGTGTGTGGACTTGGCAGTCCGCCCATCAGTACCCCACTAGTGGCTTGCGGAGAGGGTGCAGAACTTCTGAGGAAGGTCCCTCTTGCTGCACTGGGATCCTCCAGTTCAGTAAACG GAGAAGCCCCTTACCGCTCCCTGAACATCAGCTCACAGTGTGGACACTGGCCAGAAGAACCGTCACAGTCCAGACCAAG GTCCAGGGGCCCAGCCTGGCACCCCATAGGTGACCCTGGAGTAGACCTCCAGATGCAAGCTCGGTCACTCCAGGACCTGCCTCAGGATG ATGAGGCCCCTGCTGGAGAAGCCTGGGGCAGCGTCCTCAGGCCCCTGGGAACGCACGCACGGTACCGCAGTGGGGAGACAGAACATGGCTTTGGGGCACTTGTCCACACCCTGCTGCGAGGGCACACAGGACAGGACTGGGGAAACCGGCTCTAA
- the LOC108389706 gene encoding uncharacterized protein isoform X2, with protein sequence MLGPRRLAGLMRRFCIGQQDVGEDHWRVRGVSPRASLTVTVCGLGSPPISTPLVACGEGAELLRKVPLAALGSSREAPYRSLNISSQCGHWPEEPSQSRPRSRGPAWHPIGDPGVDLQMQARSLQDLPQDETSDLPAPTETQGVDQGVWRPILPAHEVLLVGYLRHGWFLFTDEAPAGEAWGSVLRPLGTHARYRSGETEHGFGALVHTLLRGHTGQDWGNRL encoded by the exons ATGCTGGGCCCTCGG CGCTTGGCTGGCCTCATGAGGAGGTTCTGCATTGGACAGCAGGACGTGGGAGAGGACCACTGGAGGGTCA GAGGCGTAAGTCCCAGAGCATCACTAACTGTCACCGTGTGTGGACTTGGCAGTCCGCCCATCAGTACCCCACTAGTGGCTTGCGGAGAGGGTGCAGAACTTCTGAGGAAGGTCCCTCTTGCTGCACTGGGATCCTCCA GAGAAGCCCCTTACCGCTCCCTGAACATCAGCTCACAGTGTGGACACTGGCCAGAAGAACCGTCACAGTCCAGACCAAG GTCCAGGGGCCCAGCCTGGCACCCCATAGGTGACCCTGGAGTAGACCTCCAGATGCAAGCTCGGTCACTCCAGGACCTGCCTCAGGATG AGACCTCTGACCTTCCGGCTCCAACTGAGACCCAAGGTGTTGACCAGGGAGTGTGGCGACCCATCCTGCCAGCCCATGAGGTGCTGCTTGTGGGTTATCTCAGACATGGCTGGTTTCTGTTCACAGATGAGGCCCCTGCTGGAGAAGCCTGGGGCAGCGTCCTCAGGCCCCTGGGAACGCACGCACGGTACCGCAGTGGGGAGACAGAACATGGCTTTGGGGCACTTGTCCACACCCTGCTGCGAGGGCACACAGGACAGGACTGGGGAAACCGGCTCTAA
- the LOC108389706 gene encoding uncharacterized protein isoform X4 → MLGPRRLAGLMRRFCIGQQDVGEDHWRVRGVSPRASLTVTVCGLGSPPISTPLVACGEGAELLRKVPLAALGSSSSVNGEAPYRSLNISSQCGHWPEEPSQSRPRSRGPAWHPIGDPGVDLQMQARSLQDLPQDETSDLPAPTETQDEAPAGEAWGSVLRPLGTHARYRSGETEHGFGALVHTLLRGHTGQDWGNRL, encoded by the exons ATGCTGGGCCCTCGG CGCTTGGCTGGCCTCATGAGGAGGTTCTGCATTGGACAGCAGGACGTGGGAGAGGACCACTGGAGGGTCA GAGGCGTAAGTCCCAGAGCATCACTAACTGTCACCGTGTGTGGACTTGGCAGTCCGCCCATCAGTACCCCACTAGTGGCTTGCGGAGAGGGTGCAGAACTTCTGAGGAAGGTCCCTCTTGCTGCACTGGGATCCTCCAGTTCAGTAAACG GAGAAGCCCCTTACCGCTCCCTGAACATCAGCTCACAGTGTGGACACTGGCCAGAAGAACCGTCACAGTCCAGACCAAG GTCCAGGGGCCCAGCCTGGCACCCCATAGGTGACCCTGGAGTAGACCTCCAGATGCAAGCTCGGTCACTCCAGGACCTGCCTCAGGATG AGACCTCTGACCTTCCGGCTCCAACTGAGACCCAAG ATGAGGCCCCTGCTGGAGAAGCCTGGGGCAGCGTCCTCAGGCCCCTGGGAACGCACGCACGGTACCGCAGTGGGGAGACAGAACATGGCTTTGGGGCACTTGTCCACACCCTGCTGCGAGGGCACACAGGACAGGACTGGGGAAACCGGCTCTAA
- the LOC108389706 gene encoding uncharacterized protein isoform X1, whose product MLGPRRLAGLMRRFCIGQQDVGEDHWRVRGVSPRASLTVTVCGLGSPPISTPLVACGEGAELLRKVPLAALGSSSSVNGEAPYRSLNISSQCGHWPEEPSQSRPRSRGPAWHPIGDPGVDLQMQARSLQDLPQDETSDLPAPTETQGVDQGVWRPILPAHEVLLVGYLRHGWFLFTDEAPAGEAWGSVLRPLGTHARYRSGETEHGFGALVHTLLRGHTGQDWGNRL is encoded by the exons ATGCTGGGCCCTCGG CGCTTGGCTGGCCTCATGAGGAGGTTCTGCATTGGACAGCAGGACGTGGGAGAGGACCACTGGAGGGTCA GAGGCGTAAGTCCCAGAGCATCACTAACTGTCACCGTGTGTGGACTTGGCAGTCCGCCCATCAGTACCCCACTAGTGGCTTGCGGAGAGGGTGCAGAACTTCTGAGGAAGGTCCCTCTTGCTGCACTGGGATCCTCCAGTTCAGTAAACG GAGAAGCCCCTTACCGCTCCCTGAACATCAGCTCACAGTGTGGACACTGGCCAGAAGAACCGTCACAGTCCAGACCAAG GTCCAGGGGCCCAGCCTGGCACCCCATAGGTGACCCTGGAGTAGACCTCCAGATGCAAGCTCGGTCACTCCAGGACCTGCCTCAGGATG AGACCTCTGACCTTCCGGCTCCAACTGAGACCCAAGGTGTTGACCAGGGAGTGTGGCGACCCATCCTGCCAGCCCATGAGGTGCTGCTTGTGGGTTATCTCAGACATGGCTGGTTTCTGTTCACAGATGAGGCCCCTGCTGGAGAAGCCTGGGGCAGCGTCCTCAGGCCCCTGGGAACGCACGCACGGTACCGCAGTGGGGAGACAGAACATGGCTTTGGGGCACTTGTCCACACCCTGCTGCGAGGGCACACAGGACAGGACTGGGGAAACCGGCTCTAA
- the LOC108389706 gene encoding uncharacterized protein isoform X8: protein MLGPRRLAGLMRRFCIGQQDVGEDHWRVREAPYRSLNISSQCGHWPEEPSQSRPRSRGPAWHPIGDPGVDLQMQARSLQDLPQDETSDLPAPTETQGVDQGVWRPILPAHEVLLVGYLRHGWFLFTDEAPAGEAWGSVLRPLGTHARYRSGETEHGFGALVHTLLRGHTGQDWGNRL, encoded by the exons ATGCTGGGCCCTCGG CGCTTGGCTGGCCTCATGAGGAGGTTCTGCATTGGACAGCAGGACGTGGGAGAGGACCACTGGAGGGTCA GAGAAGCCCCTTACCGCTCCCTGAACATCAGCTCACAGTGTGGACACTGGCCAGAAGAACCGTCACAGTCCAGACCAAG GTCCAGGGGCCCAGCCTGGCACCCCATAGGTGACCCTGGAGTAGACCTCCAGATGCAAGCTCGGTCACTCCAGGACCTGCCTCAGGATG AGACCTCTGACCTTCCGGCTCCAACTGAGACCCAAGGTGTTGACCAGGGAGTGTGGCGACCCATCCTGCCAGCCCATGAGGTGCTGCTTGTGGGTTATCTCAGACATGGCTGGTTTCTGTTCACAGATGAGGCCCCTGCTGGAGAAGCCTGGGGCAGCGTCCTCAGGCCCCTGGGAACGCACGCACGGTACCGCAGTGGGGAGACAGAACATGGCTTTGGGGCACTTGTCCACACCCTGCTGCGAGGGCACACAGGACAGGACTGGGGAAACCGGCTCTAA
- the MRPS2 gene encoding small ribosomal subunit protein uS2m, producing the protein MSPGQLCCKPEEGPRRRGVLLLGDARRRGAQWPLRACRRRCGEEAGRHAAEGKAPGPGIGSIRIRTMAAAPALPRLLGAGVWLRPLRPHLRTAPPRPARPGGRTLGNAAVPAVSPPEGSSDLHHSILSEPLKHADFFNVKELFSVRSLFDARVHLGHKAGCRHRFMEPYIFGSRLDQDIIDLDQTATHLQLALNFTAHVAYRKGIILFVGRNRQFSYLIETTARSCGEYAHTRYFKGGLLTNAPLLLGPLVRLPDLIIFLHTLNNVFEPHVAVRDAAKMSIPTVGIVDTNCNPCLITYPIPGNDDSPPSIQLFCRLFQTTINRAKEKRRQVEALYRLQGQEGAKGLGAADAPSPGAEARPGSSHSP; encoded by the exons ATGTCTCCAGGCCAACTCTGCTGCAAGCCAGAGGAGGGGCCTCGGCGGCGCGGCGTCCTGTTGCTGGGCGACG CTCGGCGGCGGGGAGCGCAGTGGCCCCTCCGCGCCTGCAGGCGGCGCTGCGGCGAGGAGGCGGGCCGGCACGCGGCGGAAGGAAAGGCGCCCGGGCCCGGGATCGGCAGCATCCGGATCCGCACCATGGCGGCCGCCCCAGCCCTGCCGCGGCTTCTTGGCGCTG GTGTCTGGCTCCGGCCGCTGCGGCCGCATCTCAGGACCGCGCCCCCAAGGCCGGCCCGGCCGGGCGGCAGGACGCTGGGAAACGCCGCCGTCCCCGCCGTCAGCCCGCCCGAGGGCAGCAGCG ATCTCCACCACAGCATTCTCAGTGAGCCCCTCAAGCACGCCGACTTCTTCAACGTCAAGGAGCTGTTTTCCGTGAGAAGTCTCTTCGATGCGCGGGTGCACCTGGGACACAAAGCCGGCTGCCGGCACAG GTTTATGGAGCCATACATCTTTGGGAGCCGCCTTGACCAGGACATCATTGACTTGGACCAGACAGCCACGCATCTGCAGCTGGCCCTGAATTTCACGGCCCACGTGGCCTATCGTAAGGGCATCATCTTGTTTGTGGGCCGTAACCGGCAGTTCTCATACCTGATTGAGACCACGGCCCGCAGCTGTGGCGAATATGCCCACACCCGCTACTTCAAGGGCGGCCTGCTGACCAACGCTCCCCTCCTCCTGGGCCCCCTGGTCCGCCTGCCAGACCTCATCATCTTCCTGCACACGCTTAACAACGTCTTTGAGCCCCACGTGGCCGTGAGAGACGCAGCCAAGATGAGTATCCCCACTGTGGGCATCGTGGACACCAACTGCAACCCCTGCCTCATCACGTACCCCATCCCCGGCAATGACGACTCGCCCCCCTCCATCCAGCTCTTCTGCAGGCTCTTCCAGACCACCATCAACCGTGCCAAGGAGAAGCGGAGGCAGGTCGAGGCCCTCTATCGACTGCAGGGCCAGGAGGGGGCTAAGGGCCTGGGTGCAGCTGACGCTCCTTCCCCGGGAGCAGAGGCCAGGCCGGGCTCAAGTCATTCCCCTTGA
- the PIERCE1 gene encoding piercer of microtubule wall 1 protein isoform X2 gives MSEQRPPECSEPTARDPPEKTSDYYRVDADLPVRFNNPAWFRGYRTKEPASVYRTSNQAYGSRAPSVHEMPVFYPNSSKFSRQLAAGGMFQNNTFNVHVEKSMVTGPDNYITRYDRRDFHPSYNVHKPSICD, from the exons ATGTCGGAACAGAGGCCCCCAGAGTGCTCGGAGCCCACGGCCAGGGATCCCCCGGAGAAAACCAGCGACTACTACCGCGTGGACGCGGACCTGCCCGTCCGGTTCAACAATCCGGCGTGGTTTCGGGGCTATAG GACCAAGGAGCCCGCCTCAGTGTACAGGACCAGTAACCAAGCTTACGGGAGCAGAGCCCCCAGTGTTCATGAGATGCCG GTATTCTATCCAAATTCGAGTAAATTTTCCAGACAACTCGCAGCTGGAGGAATGTTCCAGAACAATACTTTCAACGTCCACGTGGAGAAGAGCATGGTGACAGGTCCCGACAACTACATCACCCGCTATGACCGACGTGACTTCCACCCCAGTTACAATGTCCACAAGCCGTCCATCTGCGACTGA
- the PIERCE1 gene encoding piercer of microtubule wall 1 protein isoform X1, with the protein MSEQRPPECSEPTARDPPEKTSDYYRVDADLPVRFNNPAWFRGYRTKEPASVYRTSNQAYGSRAPSVHEMPKVFYPNSSKFSRQLAAGGMFQNNTFNVHVEKSMVTGPDNYITRYDRRDFHPSYNVHKPSICD; encoded by the exons ATGTCGGAACAGAGGCCCCCAGAGTGCTCGGAGCCCACGGCCAGGGATCCCCCGGAGAAAACCAGCGACTACTACCGCGTGGACGCGGACCTGCCCGTCCGGTTCAACAATCCGGCGTGGTTTCGGGGCTATAG GACCAAGGAGCCCGCCTCAGTGTACAGGACCAGTAACCAAGCTTACGGGAGCAGAGCCCCCAGTGTTCATGAGATGCCG AAGGTATTCTATCCAAATTCGAGTAAATTTTCCAGACAACTCGCAGCTGGAGGAATGTTCCAGAACAATACTTTCAACGTCCACGTGGAGAAGAGCATGGTGACAGGTCCCGACAACTACATCACCCGCTATGACCGACGTGACTTCCACCCCAGTTACAATGTCCACAAGCCGTCCATCTGCGACTGA
- the PPP1R26 gene encoding protein phosphatase 1 regulatory subunit 26: MFLMNAPPVVALQSKWEAFGPPGSFRFPGCFSEPKEGVSRASVSAKVQMVISTLQSDKAAMGMSCDRALQRSQRADRARDAAVSACGPAPDFDTPGDKEAAGFRPLVLDSDSDDSVDRDIEEAIQEYLKAKSGTAQPAGATGRDSRGGLGAPQSSTTSGLCPLRPAPGSSAVPGRRAGAAEDQGSASPVSVSSDDSVDQSIRAEIEQFLNEKRQQETPKCEVSADREPDPSNNLAKSALRSSKEPVIKAHRQDLPGACKEFVFRKPPRLVKANTQPRGLRSKVATEPKSLGSTKPASTCRPAEVAQNKGGIKRNIGPGRRAKRVKSTALGHEASDSSSDDGIEEAIQLYQLEKRREASGDPAQKTLPGERGPDSPAHSTSHSAKSAWPEAHGKTPNKKKPVAMKAMDLGLGGLDPDHPSKPPKETKASAPPGNAAAKSEPVERASRQADTSAELMCAEAILDISKAILPAPEEGSDRPLSTGPLFYPANVPSHSDGDSSSVDSDDSIEQEIRTFLALKAQSGSLLSRTETCLPSAQSPQLSPNPSSPAGGLKAPVSKTLDLSLSCRRKRSGGGHPVQPSTPKKTRQVAKDGARDAEHSQAKVHPGQGKASEPSPREGEIRGQPLPCRTARLGDELSAPDTRDGVSPGPGKAAELRSIDESSDDKSSSLDSDEDLDTAIKDLLRSKRQLKRFQEPRAVCRKKVRFSTTETQFLDKPGGLQKDWKDRSPHMLKSCLSKSKKDSRENTVKKPLSTFCREAERAKPDGRPRAVPPALCPWSRALEGSLLPSELDAHDLEGAAPSPRSPSEDSSSVDSDDSIELEIRKFLAEKAKESVNSSEIPGGCPTTLGAGSAPRPELPGRKMPSPALALQPGVCTRSHCGRGTTQLPGEGLRCTGRALVPGGGPEKNSPCIEQACIPAALARWELAPPRSGTASARGSPAGRRSVCTPKDQSPRQAEPAAGEHGLGLRPSCTHASTLPVSAQGQSPQTRIPGPDRQGTPQAGLALPWADFAHQGWLQSPWAPSADSGDVGWKGGLSNEREKRPEEGQARCSPGLATDSRKGLPFTGFSSLLSTQLFHFGKSVSWGGRQAGLFSGPLSLPLQGPSFAAFGESPASHGPVFGSSHLLTKEGGHWPSHKLQAAHSLHNRGRPGPEESILDLRYRPRSVDRDEQDQEALGSGASELSDTSVEEGGSSPSAKGRALKL, encoded by the coding sequence ATGTTCCTCATGAACGCCCCTCCTGTGGTCGCTCTCCAGTCGAAATGGGAGGCCTTTGGCCCACCAGGGAGCTTTAGGTTTCCTGGGTGCTTCTCAGAGCCAAAAGAGGGTGTCTCGAGAGCTTCCGTGAGTGCCAAGGTGCAGATGGTCATCAGCACGCTTCAGAGCGACAAGGCTGCTATGGGCATGAGCTGTGATCGTGCTCTGCAGAGAAGCCAAAGGGCAGACAGAGCCCGCGACGCCGCAGTCTCAGCCTGTGGTCCTGCCCCTGACTTCGACACCCCGGGGGACAAAGAAGCTGCAGGCTTTCGCCCCTTGGTGCTGGATTCGGACAGCGACGATTCCGTGGACCGGGACATTGAAGAAGCGATTCAAGAGTATCTGAAGGCCAAGAGTGGAACTGCCCAGCCGGCTGGGGCCACAGGCAGGGACAGCCGGGGCGGATTAGGGGCTCCACAGAGCAGCACCACTTCTGGCCTGTGTCCCCTGAGACCTGCTCCCGGCTCCAGCGCTGTCCCCGGTCGCCGTGCGGGAGCTGCCGAGGACCAGGGCTCCGCTTCCCCAGTCAGTGTGAGCAGTGACGACTCCGTGGACCAGAGCATCCGGGCGGAAATAGAGCAGTTCCTGAATGAGAAGAGACAACAGGAGACCCCCAAGTGTGAAGTCTCTGCAGATAGAGAACCAGACCCCAGCAACAACTTGGCCAAATCGGCGCTTAGATCCAGCAAAGAGCCGGTCATCAAGGCACATCGGCAGGATTTGCCAGGGGCCTGCAAGGAGTTTGTCTTCCGGAAACCTCCCAGGTTGGTAAAGGCCAACACCCAGCCCAGAGGCCTCCGGTCTAAGGTTGCCACCGAACCGAAGAGCTTGGGCAGCACGAAGCCAGCCTCCACCTGCCGTCCTGCAGAAGTTGCCCAGAATAAAGGTGGAATCAAGAGGAACATCGGCCCCGGGAGGAGGGCAAAGCGAGTCAAGAGCACGGCCCTGGGACACGAGGCGTCTGACTCCAGCAGCGATGACGGCATTGAGGAGGCCATCCAGCTATACCAGctggagaagagaagggaggcaAGCGGGGACCCTGCACAGAAAACCCTGCCCGGGGAGAGAGGGCCTGACTCCCCTgcgcacagcacaagccactccGCAAAAAGTGCCTGGCCCGAAGCCCACGGGAAAACGCCAAACAAGAAGAAGCCAGTGGCCATGAAGGCCATGGACCTCGGCCTCGGTGGCCTTGACCCTGACCATCCCTCCAAGCCACCCAAGGAAACCAAAGCTTCTGCCCCTCCAGGAAATGCAGCTGCCAAAAGCGAGCCTGTGGAACGGGCCTCACGCCAGGCAGACACTTCTGCCGAGCTGATGTGCGCGGAAGCAATCCTGGACATTTCCAAGGCGATCCTGCCGGCCCCCGAGGAGGGCAGTGACAGACCCCTGTCCACTGGCCCGCTCTTTTATCCCGCAAACGTGCCTTCCCACTCTGATGGTGACAGCAGTTCCGTGGACAGCGATGACAGCATAGAGCAGGAAATCCGGACATTCCTGGCTCTGAAGGCACAGTCAGGGAGTTTGCTGTCCAGAACAGAGACCTGCCTGCCTTCTGCCCAGAGCCCACAGCTGTCGCCTAACCCCAGCAGCCCTGCTGGTGGCCTCAAGGCTCCTGTCTCTAAAACCCTGGATCTATCGCTGAGCTGCAGGAGGAAACGCAGTGGAGGTGGCCACCCTGTACAGCCGTCCACACCCAAGAAAACAAGACAGGTGGCAAAGGATGGTGCCCGGGATGCTGAGCACAGCCAGGCGAAAGTGCACCCTGGCCAGGGAAAAGCCAGCGAGCCCTCCCCAAGGGAGGGCGAGATCAGAGGCCAGCCTCTCCCCTGCAGGACGGCCAGGCTAGGTGATGAGCTCAGCGCCCCGGACACGAGGGATGGTGTGTCCCCAGGCCCCGGGAAGGCAGCAGAGTTGAGGAGCATCGACGAGAGCTCTGACGACAAGAGCAGCTCATTGGACAGCGACGAGGACCTGGACACCGCCATCAAGGACCTGTTGCGATCCAAGCGACAGCTCAAGAGGTTTCAGGAACCCAGAGCCGTGTGCAGGAAGAAGGTCCGGTTCAGCACCACCGAAACACAGTTCTTGGATAAGCCTGGCGGCCTCCAGAAAGACTGGAAAGACAGAAGCCCACATATGTTGAAAAGCTGCCTCTCCAAGTCCAAGAAAGACAGCAGGGAGAACACGGTGAAAAAGCCTCTGAGCACGTtctgcagagaggcagagagagcaaagCCAGACGGCAGGCCCCGGGCTGTGCCCCCGGCCCTCTGCCCGTGGAGCAGAGCCTTGGAAGGGAGCTTGCTCCCCAGTGAACTGGACGCCCATGACCTCGAAGGTGCCGCCCCGAGCCCCAGATCCCCGTCCGAGGACAGCAGCTCTGTGGACAGCGATGACAGCATCGAACTGGAGATCAGGAAGTTTTTAGCTGAGAAGGCCAAAGAGTCTGTGAACAGTTCAGAAATTCCAGGAGGGTGCCCCACCACTCTTGGGGCAGGGAGCGCACCCAGGCCAGAGCTGCCAGGGCGGAAGATGCCATCCCCCGCCCTGGCCCTCCAGCCCGGCGTGTGTACTCGGAGCCACTGTGGACGGGGCACTACTCAGCTGCCAGGTGAAGGTCTGAGGTGCACAGGGAGAGCCCTTGTCCCTGGCGGGGGCCCTGAGAAAAACAGCCCCTGCATCGAGCAGGCCTGCATCCCTGCCGCTCTGGCCAGATGGGAGCTGGCACCCCCCAGAAGTGGCACTGCCTCTGCCAGAGGGTCGCCAGCGGGGAGGAGAAGTGTCTGTACTCCCAAAGACCAGAGCCCCCGGCAGGCAGAGCCTGCTGCTGGGGAGCATGGTTTGGGTCTGCGTCCCAGCTGCACTCATGCCAGCACCCTGCCTGTGAGTGCCCAGGGCCAGAGCCCTCAGACTCGGATCCCGGGACCAGACAGGCAGGGAACACCCCAGGCCGGCCTGGCCCTCCCGTGGGCTGACTTCGCCCACCAGGGTTGGCTGCAGAGCCCGTGGGCACCAAGTGCAGACAGTGGGGATGTGGGATGGAAAGGAGGCCTCAGCAATGAGAGGGAGAAGAGGCCGGAGGAGGGCCAGGCCCGGTGCTCGCCCGGCCTGGCCACAGACTCCAGGAAAGGCCTGCCCTTCACAGGCTTCTCCTCActgctgtccacacagctgtTCCACTTTGGAAAGAGCGTCTCCTGGGGGGGCAGGCAGGCTGGCCTCTTCAGTGGCCCCCTAAGTCTGCCTCTGCAAGGCCCATCCTTTGCGGCCTTCGGGGAGAGCCCAGCCAGCCACGGGCCAGTGTTCGGAAGCTCACACCTGCTCACCAAGGAGGGTGGCCACTGGCCAAGCCACAAGCTGCAGGCAGCACACAGTTTGCACAACAGGGGCCGCCCAGGCCCCGAGGAAAGCATTTTAGACCTGCGGTATAGACCAAGGTCAGTGGACAGAGATGAGCAGGACCAAGAGGCCTTGGGCAGTGGTGCCAGCGAGCTCAGCGACACATCCGTGGAAGAGGGTGGCAGCAGCCCCTCGGCCAAGGGCAGGGCCCTCAAGCTGTGA